One genomic window of Elaeis guineensis isolate ETL-2024a chromosome 2, EG11, whole genome shotgun sequence includes the following:
- the LOC105053839 gene encoding probable glycosyltransferase At5g03795 — protein MRDLSPPPPPPPSSASCFYGYNAKSVVFCILFPLVLVSLGLFALDSRSYASWFSSYASSLTRNATGSWGALSVSSRSSRGGSGRSYEGPVEFEKEVHTSGHGSYFSPVPVGAPSPAPEPAAPVFQGSTPNNTRRARIKDTKLERLEFGLARARAAIREAARNPNRTALVDKDYVPIGPVYRNAYAFHKSYLEMEKLFKVFVYEEGEPPIFHDGPCRSIYSTEGFFINNMDMESRLRTRDPDRAHVFFLPFSVVRMVQYIYPRDHHDMRPLRKTVLDYINLISGKYPFWNRSLGADHFMLSCHDWGPYASGGHHHLFVNSIRVLCNANTSEWFNASRDVSLPEMNVRSDVIKVGGPSASGRPILAFFAGGNHGPVRPVLLKHWKGKDNDVQVHEYLPKGVSYVDLMKKSKFCLCPSGYEVASPRIMEAIYYECVPVTINANYVLPLSDVLNWKAFSVQVSVEDIPKLKNILMSISPRQYIRMQRRVKTVQRHFMMNGPPQRFDLYHMLLHSIWLRRLNIRIHLQD, from the exons ATGAGagatctttctcctcctcctcctcctcctccttcttctgCATCATGTTTCTATGGGTATAACGCGAAGTCTGTGGTGTTTTGTATATTGTTTCCTCTGGTGTTGGTTTCTTTGGGGTTATTTGCCTTGGATTCTAGGAGTTATGCCTCCTGGTTCTCCTCTTATGCTTCTTCCCTAACTAGGAACGCAACGGGAAGTTGGGGTGCTCTCTCGGTTTCCTCTCGCTCTTCTAGAGGTGGTTCTGGTAGAAGCTATGAGGGGCCTGTGGAATTCGAGAAGGAAGTACATACTTCTGGTCATGGTTCTTATTTTTCTCCGGTGCCCGTCGGAGCGCCGAGCCCGGCACCGGAACCG GCAGCACCAGTCTTTCAGGGCTCTACTCCGAACAATACTAGAAGAGCAAGGATAAAAGATACAAAGCTAGAGAGACTTGAATTTGGTCTTGCGAGAGCTCGAGCTGCAATTAGAGAAGCTGCTCGAAATCCAAACCGGACAGCATTAGTGGATAAAGATTATGTTCCTATAGGCCCAGTATACAGAAATGCCTATGCGTTTCATAA GAGTTACTTGGAAATGGAGAAGTTGTTCAAGGTATTTGTTTACGAAGAAGGTGAACCACCAATATTCCATGATGGCCCCTGCAGGAGTATATATTCCACAGAGGGATTCTTTATAAACAACATGGACATGGAAAGCCGGCTGAGAACAAGAGATCCTGACCGAGCTCATGTGTTCTTCCTTCCATTCAGTGTAGTTAGGATGGTTCAATACATTTACCCCCGTGATCACCATGATATGAGACCCTTGAGAAAGACTGTCCTGGATTATATCAATCTCATCTCCGGCAAATACCCATTCTGGAACAGGAGTCTTGGCGCAGATCATTTCATGCTTTCATGCCATGACTGG GGGCCTTATGCCTCAGGCGGCCATCATCATCTGTTCGTCAACTCCATTCGTGTCTTGTGCAATGCGAACACATCGGAGTGGTTCAATGCTTCGAGAGATGTATCACTTCCAGAGATGAACGTGAGATCCGATGTCATCAAAGTTGGAGGACCATCTGCTTCAGGCCGTCCAATCCTTGCCTTCTTCGCCGGAGGAAACCACGGGCCGGTTCGGCCGGTGCTTCTGAAGCACTGGAAGGGCAAAGATAATGATGTTCAGGTCCATGAGTACCTCCCCAAAGGAGTGTCCTATGTTGACTTGATGAAGAAGAGCAAATTCTGCCTTTGCCCAAGTGGCTATGAAGTTGCTAGCCCAAGAATCATGGAGGCAATCTATTATGAGTGCGTGCCGGTTACGATTAATGCCAATTATGTGCTGCCATTGAGTGATGTTCTTAACTGGAAGGCCTTCTCAGTCCAGGTCTCAGTTGAGGACATCCCAAAACTTAAGAACATTCTGATGAGCATATCACCAAGGCAGTACATAAGGATGCAGAGGAGAGTGAAGACAGTGCAGAGGCATTTCATGATGAATGGCCCTCCGCAGAGGTTTGATTTGTATCATATGCTCCTTCACTCAATATGGCTGAGAAGACTAAACATTCGCATTCATCTCCAGGATTAA
- the LOC105053847 gene encoding uncharacterized protein isoform X2 produces MNYLEQNLRNKMSAAQVLEDLVSDKSLAYSCEEKLDHRAISTENSLASSKGNGMNHEFGREEINGGFDHEQSVAAETKDPWEDCGCTLWDLSASRTQAEFMVNNLILEVLLANIRVSKSSRVTEICLGIIGNLACHEVLSNAIVSKGGLIETVVEQLFLDDSTCLSETFRLLAAGLQGCGSISWAEALLPDQILLRILWIVGNTLNPTLLEKSIEFLLAIIDNQEVATILLQPLMKLGLPDLVVSLLACEISKSGDDSRLERSSILDLVLRLVEALSVVDNYSQVISSNEELFHLVCRVVKLPEKFEAASSCVSAVVIIANLLVDMQHLILELSHDFLFLQGLLDILPLVSDDLQARNALWCILASLLAHIQESNISISALHQFALLLLDKSYLIEEDLEGHPLDKVGEDLENSNALKKSDASAISIRRIASLIEKWMAEKPSVLEKDVAGADENDGKAHKLLNCCQKYGL; encoded by the exons ATGAATTATCTGGAGCAAAACTTAAGGAATAAAATGAGTGCTGCACAGGTGCTCGAGGATCTTGTTTCAGATAAAAGTTTGGCTTATAGTTGTGAAGAGAAGCTTGATCACCGAGCTATTAGCACAGAAAATTCCCTTGCTTCTTCTAAGGGCAATGGGATGAACCATGAATTTGGAAGGGAAGAAATAAATGGTGGTTTTGATCATGAGCAATCTGTAGCTGCAGAAACAAAAGACCCATGGGAAGATTGTGGCTGCACCCTGTGGGATCTTTCTGCTAGTAGGACTCAAGCTGAATTCATG GTGAATAATCTCATACTTGAAGTGCTTCTGGCAAACATACGTGTTTCCAAATCTTCACGGGTGACA GAAATTTGCTTAGGAATCATTGGGAATCTTGCATGCCATGAAGTTCTAAGCAATGCGATAGTTTCTAAAGGTGGTTTGATTGAAACGGTTGTTGAACAGTTGTTCCTAGATGATTCCACTTGCCTTTCTGAGACATTCag GTTGTTAGCTGCTGGTCTCCAGGGTTGTGGGTCCATTTCTTGGGCTGAAGCCTTGCTACCTGATCAGATTCTTCTACGTATACTCTGGATAGTTGGGAACACATTAAACCCTACTCTATTAGAAAAG AGCATTGAGTTTTTGTTGGCCATCATTGATAACCAAGAAGTGGCAACCATTCTTCTTCAACCTTTAATGAAGTTGGGTTTGCCAGATCTTGTCGTTAGTCTATTAGCATGTGAGATAAGCAAATCAGGAGATGATAGCAGACTGGAAAG GTCCTCCATTCTTGATCTAGTTCTTCGCTTGGTTGAAGCACTTTCTGTTGTTGATAATTATTCACAAGTGATATCTTCAAATGAAGAACTTTTCCATTTAGTTTGCCGCGTGGTCAAGCTTCCCGAAAAATTTGAG GCTGCTAGCTCTTGTGTTTCCGCTGTGGTCATAATTGCAAATCTTTTAGTCGACATGCAGCACCTCATCTTGGAGCTTTCACATG ATTTTTTATTTCTACAGGGCCTGCTGGACATCTTACCTCTTGTTTCTGATGATTTGCAAGCCCGGAATGCACTTTGGTGCATCCTTGCAAGTTTGTTGGCTCACATTCAGGAGAGCAATATCAGCATATCAGCTCTGCACCAATTTGCGTTGCTTTTGTTGGACAAATCTTACCTTATAGAAGAAGACCTGGAAGGTCATCCACTAGATAAAGTAGGTGAGGACTTGGAGAATTCTAATGCTCTCAAGAAATCAGATGCATCGGCCATTTCT ATTAGGAGAATTGCCAGTTTAATAGAGAAATGGATGGCAGAAAAGCCTTCTGTTTTGGAGAAAGATGTTGCAGGGGCCGACGAAAATGATGGCAAGGCTCACAAGTTGCTGAATTGCTGTCAGAAGTATGGTCTATAG